Part of the Antechinus flavipes isolate AdamAnt ecotype Samford, QLD, Australia chromosome 2, AdamAnt_v2, whole genome shotgun sequence genome is shown below.
GTATGGAAAATAGATACTAATAATAGTTTGCACTTAAAATACTTTGGAATTATCTAATCTTCTCCCCACAAAACCcatatgaaagagaaatagagcAAGTGATGTTACCCTGGGATTGCCGATGAGACTGAAATTCTGAGAGCCTAAAAGACTTCCCCAACTTAGCACATTTACTAAGAAGCAGAACTAGGACTTTAGATCATCAGACTTAGAGACAGAAGGGACCTTCAAGATGAGCAGACTCCTCTACCTTGTTCAAGTCAGGTTTTAAACCAGACTTCTCACTAGAAATAATGTtttgtccactgtgccatatTGTCTGCTCAGTACATCTGCAACCAGAGCATCTTGATTATATTATTCAGTTTGTGGTTAGAACAAAGTGCACCTGAGTACCTTATACCAAGCAACAGATGCTTTATTTTTCTAtgcagcacttagcacagtgtctgacaaaGAATAGacattaaatgcttgttgactgactaaagGACTCACTATCCTGATGATTCACTTCTCTTTGAAAATGTAATGGCTAAGAAGTCAAATTGAATGGAGTTAGGACCAGATGTCCTAGACAAGCTGAATAGTAGCTGACATTTCTCTAGAACTACTATTATAGCATttctgagttggaagggatctcagttCTTGTGTctaaaaagaacactgaatttagagtcagaatgCTATGTCTGATAAAGTGCTTTCCTCCCAATGTCCCTGTGAAAAAAGTATAGCCATTattacccacattttacagatggggagactgaggGCTCCCTGAAGCAAAGAGCAATGAGTGGTAGGATCAATTACTTGTAGAATTACAGCATTtctgagctggaagagatctccaGGGCTACCTAGTTCAAGTTACACATAAGCATgaattctctctaaaatattctGGACAGTTGATTATCAATTGAAATATCTCTCATcatggaaaattaaaaataggacTTTAATATGACAGCAAGCAGTCTTCTTTCTATCTGAATGCTAAATGGGATCAACCTTAATCCACCATCTATCTCTCACTGTCTATGCCATTATCTGCCCCTCTACACATATATTCAGACTAAGATCAGAATCTGAACTCCTTGAAACCCATTTGAGGTTATTCTGATCAAACTCACACATAAAGAATCCCCCTTTTTTAAACTCATTACACATTGAGGGACAAGTCTCTTCCCATTTCTGGTACTCGATTTCCTTCCCTGTGAGATTAAAGAATTgcattagatgatctctaaggtctctttcaactcagacattttattctgtatgtgcaTTTAGCACCGATGGAATGGATATCTAAGATTCTATGCATCATAATAAGAGAGCAAATCTTCTGCCTTCATCATCTGATGCTAGAAATGAAGTCTCATGGAGGCTGAATGAGCTCTCCAGGGGTACACATAGAAAAGATTCCTATTCAGGCAAGTTTGGGCTATTCATCAGTGGTCAAAttagataatacatgtaaaacactgcacaaaccttaaaatattaaatgaatgtgAGTCATTCTTGTTATTATCTCATTATTCTCATTGTTAATGCTATCCTTTtagatcctttccaattctgaacgTTTTATGGTTCTATGATTCTAAGTGcattgaaatattatacaatggCATTAACTTAAAATGGATacttgaaaaaaaagtaatatagttTAGTAGAAAGAACAAATTTAGAGTCACAATACTGGAAGTCTTCTTACAGTCTGCTACTTTTTTTGCAAAGCAATAATCacctctgctctcaaggaaagTTCAATCTGAAACCCAGCTTCTTAAGCTTGGGTCATATCTCCATATGGGATcctataactgaatgtggaggtcatgaaagtatgatttattatcagtaaatgtttgatttgtatacctttttatatatctgtatacctAGGTTaataatttcttgggtaaaaatggtttgggaaaagaaaaagtttaagattaCCTGACAACAACAGGATCTTACACTCTTTCTTCAAAATCTGCTTtttcatttaacatgtattggtctacctgccatctgggggagggggtggggggaaggaggggaaaaattggaacaaaagattttgcaattgtcaatgctgaaaaattacccatgcgtatatcttgtaaataaaaagatgtataaatatatgtatatatatacatacatatatataaaaaaaaatctgccttttcAAGTCTCTTGCAAATTGCTTTTAGATCTATCAGAAGTGAAACATGGCATTCAAAAAATGGAGGCAAGCAAATCAAGTCCAATATCTCTGCCATCAGTTGTCCGTTCAAATACTTAAAACCAAAGATCATCAATGcttgtcttttcttcttcctcccccccccaccaacTAAAAATCTCCAGACTCATTAACTAGTCTTTGCATGGCATGATTAAAAATCACCTAGATGCTTTCCTCTCAACCCATGCTAGCTTGTCAAGGTCTTTCTTAAAAGGGGCAAACCTAAAAGGTCAACCAACCTTCATATATAGCCTGATGAGGGCAGAGGTGGAGAGAATTATAACTTATCTTGTTCTGCCTATTGCACTCAGTAATACAATTGAAGTTTTTATTGAATCCCATGTTTCACTTCTGACTTAATTGAACTTGCAGCGTTCTCCTCCCTTAGTTTTATAGACAGGGAGGATGGATCTTGTTCACTCAGCTGAAAGAGTATTTATTGCCAAAGCCTCACAGACATAACAGAACCAATTTCACCCATATATTTATtgagctctgacattctgtatcCTGTGGTCCAATGCTTCTTCCAACTCTAATTTTCTTTGTCCCATGTCCTATGATACTTCCAAGCACTTTTATATTTCAATATCTCTTTCCTGTTCTGTAAGTGTTTCTTAACTCAGTTCTGACATTTAATGGTCTATattccaatgttctttctgtCCTTGATGGTCTATATTCTATGTACCAAGGTCCAAGGCCACAAGATTTTGTAATGTATCAACTCAGATGCCAAATGGGATTAGTTGTTCAAGGGCTTCTGTTCAGGCATGCCCATCACTGTGGCCATGATGGAAAGGATGTAGGAGACTGAACTAAGCAGAGGCCAGAGGGAAATCTATAAATACAGTTTTTAATCTACCTCGTTTTCCCTGGGCCTGAACATATGTCCCAGCTAGTTGCCTAAGGGACTTAACCATTACTTAATCAGGCTAATTGCATCCCTGCTCCCCTGTAACCTGATCCCcaagtcttttttctttattaaaagcaGATATTAACACTGTGGCTCTGTGAGATGCCAgctctgtttttctttatattacatGGTTGAAAAACCTTTATTGTACCTTAGCCAATGAAGAATGGATAGCattctctgttctttcttctcCTAAATCATACTTATCCTTGAGTTATGCAATCTCCAAAGATTAATTTAAGCCATTAGAAATTTCCCATCAAAAGTTGaccctttttttttcacatggcctttccctcccactcctcAATCTCCCCACTCCCCAAAAGAACGTTGGTTTTGTTATGCTAGTTAtgctttgaaaaaaggaaaaaggaggaggtggcaaaaagaatgagatgacTCACCTAAAGCgggaaatttttatgtgacatgAGATGATCAAGAATAGGTCCATTTAAAATCtccttgcatttgtttttaaaatttccatagaAAATTAACTTGAAGCTCTAACAGGGTCTTTCTTGTTAGAGAAAACAAGTCTTGGTAGCTAGTTGCAATGAACTATAAGGTCAAATTCATTGTCTATTCCAGAGTGAGAAAGATGATTTCTCTCAGTATCCTCATTTGCAGTCCAACCCCATCTGAAGGACTGAGTTCACCTCAAATCAATCCCTGCATTTTAGAAAGGACTAGGCTTAGTGActatggatttggagtcaggtgaTCTGAATTTCAGTCCTGGCTCCGTCACTGCTAATTATGTGCTCTTGGTAATCATCTAGGCTGtgtttttttcatatctatatgtatataatcagggggttggactagatcaggGGCTCTTAGTCTTTTTTGTATCTGAACTCTTGATGAAATCTAAagatttctcagaataatgtttttaaatgcataaatcaaaatatatagaattataaacaaaaccaattatattacaatatgatttacaaaatatttttattagccacccaggttaagaaccttgaACTAAATTGATCTCTAAGGGCTTTAAATTTTCTCAGATTCCAAGCTGAAACTCATTCTAGGAAGCAAGATCAGAATACTGAGAAGACGAAATCACAACCTCTGAGGATCAGTTGGAGGAAATGGGGATGTTTATTGGAGAATAGAAGTCACAGTGACAGACGATGATTGTCCAGTACTTGTGGGGCTACTAAATGAAGAAGGATTAAATAAACTTGCTTCTACTTGGTCTCAGAGGACTGAATTAAGGGCAGTGGGAGTGGAAAAATGTATAGGGGAAGAGCTCAACTCAAGATAAAGAGGAACTTCCTAATATCCAGAGATGTCCAGAAATGGAATGGGGTACGCCATTGGGAGTTTCCTCATCATTTGGAGCCTTCATGTAGAGACTGGATGCCCAGTTTCTAAAGAAGTTGCACAAGGAATTCCCACTAGATGTTAATTGAACCAGATGTCCTTTGagttcccttccatttctaagatTCCATGAATCTTTAGATAAAAGTCCCATGTGCCTTGGTTGttacttttaataaaataatgaaattagacTCAATAGTCTCTTTGGTCCTTCCTAGTTCTCATGTTCTATGCTCCAAAATACCTTCCTTCTCTAAAATCTTACAATTTTTCTAAGAtaaatctctctgtttcttctctcccctttccatctctccctctcttccatttatatttccctgtcttttcttttccttacctCCCATTATGTCCTTCCATCCCCCCTCCATTCCATCCCTCCAGGTACTATGCCATCTGCTGCCAGCCTTTGGTGTATAGGAACAAGATGACCCCACTGCGTATCACCCTAATGCTTGGAGGCTGTTGGGTAATCcccatgtttatttctttcctccccataATGCAACGCTGGAATAACATTGGCATAATAGACTTGGTGAGTACCATGCAGTCTCTAGCAGCTTGATGTGCAATGAACTTTCTGCCAGATTGTGATTGTGAGCCAATTAATTGAAATGATCCGTAAGACTTTCTCAGGTTTATGCTAATATGAACCAGAGAGTCTGACACGCATTTCTAAGTAGCATTGCTGAGTCAGGCCTGATCATTAGCCACACACATTCTATTCCCTTGTACTTTGAAGCCGGTGTGTCCAGGAATCAGTGTTATTTGCCCCAGGAGGACCCTGTTCTAATTTACCTTGTCTATCCACATTCCCTGACatgaataataatagaatcatgagttcagaactagaagggaataTAGAAGCCATCTGGTTGAAActcttcatttaacaaatgaggaaccAGAGGTCCAGGAGGGTTAGGTTAGAGGTCCATGAATAGTTGGTAGATAAGTGAGAATCCATAAGAATCAGGAGTTAGGTTCTAATCCTATTGTGGTCACTAACTTGATGTGGCTCCAAGCAACTCACTTTCTCAATTCCcatgtttgttgttatttagttgtgtctgattttttgtgactccatGAACATTAGGCCCATCTGTCCTCCACTGTATCTCAAAGTCTGGCCaaattcatattcattgtttccatgcTACTATCTATCTATGTCATCCTCTGCTATcctattttccttttgtcttcaatctttctcaacatCAGGATCTTTTCTGATGAATctctgtggtgattttcttcttttaaaataataataatagttctctctgggagaacgcaggtttctcagggaggtttcctggaggcagccttagttgcagttgaaagtaataatcacccaaaatgcagccagctggtaaaaatgcaaacgtttattttctccttccataaTAGCCCgtttagttgaggcctatctgtctgcttggttctaagagctcttgcagctttgtcctttgcttctgcctctgctttcttcagcctccagagccagcaccaagttgaatctttcttgcctctgagagagggcttctggctctcaatctcccagagtcctcctctccgaccccagtcaatgttcctaagtaaaactcctcactcagagaggacTTCTGGCTGAACccacttgacactcccctctcaatctaaattcagctgaacttggacttgtagcttcttcactctgaaaaactttctTGACTGGCCCATCGAagttctatttatgctccttcaagagagagggattgtgggatgcgagagagagagggattatgggtttcttcccagagtgctctctgtccctaagagcttcaaagcaggtgtgaattcacaaagttacacagttaactttgtgagtctcccatacttgtgaactccaatgagtaaaggtgtgaacacacgcattgtatcaattagttctacttagtactttgattaaggttctggcccaaaacatctcaactctaatgacttaacagtttgtaaagattccaacaaatctcattttcttattATGTGACATgatcagggtcacataattagtgtctgaagccaaatgtgaatccaggttttcctgattttcctgtTTGCcaagccacttagctgccctctcaatcctcatccttgcATGTAAAATAAGGGGATCGGGCTCTATGACCTGAAAGATCTTCTTCTCTAATCTTCtgtgttaaatttttaaaaatcctttccatttctgaTATTTCTGAAGGTTTTCtcaagctctgacattctgtaggCTATATTCTAAGACCCTGCAGCTCTCATATTTTAGGGATTTTTTGATATACTTATTGTGACATTCAGATTCCATGGAAAAAATCTTTGTTAGTGAGAAAAGCAATCACACATTAACTGTGGTTTAGTAGCTTTCAAGTCAAATGCAAAACTCCTAGAGTCTTTTCCAAGAAAGGCTTTTCAagtcaagtcaaaaagcatttatttattgtctattatgttccaggcagtAAGCAAAGTGCTggagatatgaagaaagacaaacaaacaaaaaacagaaaaacaagcaaacaccaCCTAGATTCCACACAATAATGCTTGGACTCTAATCCTAACATCTCTTAACTCTCACCTCCTGAGATATCTAAGAGTGAAATCATCTCCAAAAAGTCCTAAAATAGATTACAGATCCTAATTAAAAGGGAACTCAGAGGACATTGTGACTAACCTATTATCTAACAAGAAACCTTGTCGACATCCTTGATAAAAGGTCTTGCATTTCTACTTGAAATCTTCCAGAGATATTGAATTTACTAAATTTGGAAGCAGCCCATTCCAATACTAGAGGACAGTTTTAATGCTAAGATTTACTTTATATAAGTCAAAATCTGTTTCTGGCCAACTTCTACCCTTTTTTCTTACCCTGTGAGACCAAATAATTTCTCttctatatactttatatactgAAAAACAGAGATCAAAAACACCCTTTTGTGTACTGAAAGACAGATCAAATGCAACCAAAATGTTcccttctctaggctaaatatccTTGATTTTGTTAACTGATGCATATATGAACGAGGCATCTAATATTTACTTTCCCTGGAGGAACTCTAATTTATTAGTGTCCTCCATAAAATTTGGTATCTGGAAATGAAATCCAGGATTCCAGCTGTGATCTAACTACACCATACCATTGACTATCACCTATCTCATTCTGGACATCAACTCAATAAAACCTGAAATCACATTAACATTCACAGTTGCCATACTATtccagtgacttttttttttttttttagcttgaaGTGTACAAAAATTTTCAGGTCTTTTTCACAGGAAATGACATCTAGCCATATTATTTTCAATTCTGTCCTATGTCCCagtggtgatttttttaaaactggagATATGGTTTCACACTCATCAATATTAAATTTTGTCTTAATATATTTGACTTATTATAACCTGTCACAATCTATTTGCATCCTGATTCTTTCCTACCTggagaataaattgaaaaaaaaaaagaaaatgacttcccAAGTCCTACATTTAACCTACCATATAGATGCTTAATGATCATTGGGAACCAGTTTCCCATGAAATGATCTCAATGcacaattttgaaagaaatatcaaagctttggagctgtgatttcattaatatgagCAATCCTTTTTCAAACTTGCATTCAAATCCCTCCTATTTAGATAATTTTCATGAATTATTATGGTCAAAAGTATTTGTCAATGGTAGCCAACTTTCTATTAGTAAGTCTTTCTATTCTCTGATTGGTCTTCAAATGCCCATCACCCAACTCTTTACCGGCAAAGTTTGTCTATAGCAGGGCATTCCAAGATTGTATTCTATTAACTTGGTCTTCGAGAACCCTAGCAGGgttcctcaaattttttaaatagggggccagttcactgtccctcagactgttggagggccacactatagtaaaaacaaaaactttgttttgtggcctttaaataaagaaacttcatagccctgggtgagggggagaaACATCCTCAGTTGCTGgatctggcccgtgggctgtagtttgaggagcCCTGATAAATGAGGGCTCAGAGGTAAATCTGTGAACAGATAACAATAATACCAATAATAACAgttcatatttataaagtagtTTATGATTAGCTAATAATTTacatccattttctcatttgatctttgtggTCCTCAGAGGGAAGGATACAAGCATTTATATGATATCTATTATGTTCTAGAAATTATTCTAtgtgcttttgaaaaaaattatctcatttgatccccacaatttTGTGagaaactattattatccccattttatagttgagaaaacataggcaaacagagatgaagtgacttgagGAGGATCGCTCATTAAATAAGTGTCAAaggaacttaggtcttcctaataCCAGGTGCAGCAATCTAGCCACTGTACACCAGCTGTGgttttgttattcccattttatgcaTTGGAAAAAGGAGATTTGGAGAAGGTCAtcacttgcttaaggtcacaagctttaaaaaaaaaaaaaaaaaagagcttaggtCTCTTGGCTCTTAGTGCAGGCCTCTTTCCAGGACACCAGTGTCTGACTTAGGTGACTTAGAATATGAGCCTGAGCCTCCATGAATTCTCCTGAGGCCTTGGCTGCCTCTCCCACCCTTACATACCAAGGAATAACAATCACAAGATCACAGCATTTAGAGGACCTTAGATATCCTCTAGTCCAACCTGCTCattgtagagatgaggaaactgagggccagggcGATGGAATTGCTTAGCCCTGATCAAATAGCTGTTAAGTGTCAGATTTGGGAGTGAaatcaagtcttctgactccccAGTGTTACTCCTCCCTGCACTAAATCTACAATCAAATGCCGAGGCTCCATGTGGTATTTTCTTCCCAAAGCTGTAATCACAAGCCTTTCTTTTCTGATCCCTTCTTCCAGATAGAGAAGAGACAGTTTGACCAGGACTCAAACTCCACCTACTGTATTTTCATGGTCAACAAGCCCTACGCTATCACATGCTCTGTGGTGGCCTTCTACATCCCTTTTATCCTGATGGTCTTGGCGTACTACCGCATTTACATCACGGCCAAGGAGCACGCCCACCAGATCCGGCTCCTTCAGAGGGCCGGAGCCCCGGCAGAGGGCCGCCGAGAGCCCCCCGATCAGCACAGCACCCATCATCGCATGAAGACCGAGACCAAGGCCGCCAAGACCCTGTGCATCATCATGGgctgcttctgcctctgctgGGCCCCGTTCTTTGTCACCAACATCATCGACCCATTTGTGGGTTACAGCGTCCCTGCCCAGCTCTGGACCACCTTCCTCTGGCTCGGTTACATTAACTCGGGCCTCAACCCTTTTCTCTATGCTTTCCTGAATAAAGCCTTTCGTCGAGCTTTCCTTATCATTCTGTGCTGTGATGAGGAACGTTATCGGAGACCTTCTATCCTGGGTCAGACAGTCCCTTGTTCTACCACTACTGTCAATGGGTCCACACACGTGCTAAGGTGAGTGATGTGGGGAACAGCACGGTGCAGTAGCAAAACCatagaatttggagtcaaaatacATTGAAACTGTCTGGTTTTGGGTAAAGTCTTAGATTTTGGCTTTCTCATGTACATAGTGAGGAAGTTGAACATATGACCTCCAATGTCTCTTTCAGATTGCAAATTtccataggatcatggatttgtATCTTGAAGAGACCTAAAGGCCATTAAGTCCAGcctccccttattttacagataactaAATGGAGAGttagagaggttaaatgtcttaTTGAGACCACACAGTTATTGACTATATAAAAAGGACTTGaacaggccttcctgactccaagtctagcacctTGCTTACTACGCCACAGCATCCTATGAAAGGAGGGATatcctatgatttttttccaCAAAGGAATATTTCTGAAAACAAGTATAGAGTTGTTAGATGGAATTGTGGTAAGAAATTGAATgtatcatcttttccttttcagaGACAAAAGGGGCACAGTTTCTTTCCAGGGCAAATCCATCAGTCACAGCATATGGAATTGCAATGAACAGCTAGCTATCTTCCTTGGTACCATTTTGACTAAGTGACCTGTTCCCAACTAAAACTGTCTgagtcaggttttcctgatgtCTATTTCTTATCACCTTCATTGAGCAACTTGATCCTCAACCACAGggttgagaagaaaaagaggaaaaagaggaagaagagaatagatACTGTCCCTAGAACAAGGTGGGGAATGTCCAGCCCATAGACCATCTAAGGcctgcaaaatcatttgctaaggcaactacGGACAATGATGAACTGAGAGCTAGGTACTGCATCTTctactgcttgagttctataaactGATAATTTTGTAGAGCCTTTAAatgctgttataaatatacaaatggcatttgacaaaaaaaaaagttccccagACTTGCCCTAGAAGATGTCAGGGGAGCTGAGCTTCAGTCTCAGTTCTAtcattaatttgcatttaattttaaataagttaCTTTCCATCTGGACCTTGATTTTCCCATGTGTATGATACTGAGGATTGGACTTGCTGGTTCTTAAGAGTTCCTTCAAGACCAATTATTTGTGATTCTACAAATgactattgttctctaagaatGAGCTTAGTGGTGTTTCACAGTGTTTTGTGTGATATCTATTTCTAGTCCTGGCCTTCATCTGGCAGATTTCAGGAATGATTTTATGAATTGCATCTTTCTCCCTTTATTGGACTGGAAATCAAAAGACTTGAATTGTTGTTCTAGCCCTATGACAAATTGTAAACAGaagtagctttcttagagacttGACTTCCCTATCTATAAGATGCAAGAGCTGGAATAGATGATCTTGAAGTCCTTTCCTAGCTCTAACATTACATGttctttattttaagaaagacCCTTTCTGAACTAATGATTTCCCTCTCTCTGAATCTAATTGAGATTGGCTCTAGGAAAACCTAATCAAGTAAGAACCAAACAAGACAAAAGACAATCAGCATAGAATAGTGTAAGCACCTTAAATCTGGGattgctagacttggagtcaaatcCTGACTCTCCCTGTGAGATTTCAGACCAATCATGTAGCCCCTTTCAActttagcttcttcctctgtaaaatagagagtgttggactagatggcctctcgGGTCCCTTTTTGCTCTAAAATTTAACCTCCTATTATGTAATTActtagcacctactatatgcctaAATCTAAGGTGGCCACTGAAGGGTAAGGCAGGGAAGTTTGGGGGGTGAAGAGGAAGAAAGCAGATGGACACAGGTGAATTACAAGGCTTAGCCCTTCTTCTCGAGAAGCAAAGAGTGTCATTAGGAACCtacacatatgaaaaaaattacatgagtCTAAGATATATATTCTAGATAACAAAGGAATTCAGAAGGGGAAGAGATCATAGCACAATGTTGGCTCCTTAGAGAAGATGGGATAAGTTAGACTAAGAACTACAGAATTACCAATTAGAGCTGTTGGGACCTCAGAGGGCATCTGATCCAGCCGTTACCTGAATGGGACTCCTCTCAACAGCATTCTAGCCTTGTGATGAATAGTACTTTGACAGGTAGGAGGAGAGACTGCATCACAGGCAGCCAAAAGCAGCATGAACTGAGGTCATGAAAAAGTAATTACAAGGGGAAGCCCAAGATAAGTATATTAAGAAAATCACACAGACTGGAGCAAAGAATTAACTTTGGAGAGGCCTGAGCAGTAAGTTCCTATAACTTAGGCAGGAGTAGATTATGAAGAGCCTTGAGTGACAGATAGAGGAATGAATGCATGACATAGGAACTGATATAAGGGACAATTATGTGTTCTTGAGCAAAAGCATGATGGAAAGATATGGAAGAAAGATTGGTCCAGAGAAGCCATATGCAGGATGGATTTGAGCGAGGAAGATGATGAGAGCAGGAGTTTTCAATCtagatatttgtttaaaaagtaataataataattgcattttaacagaaattatttcttttgtaatcttatatattttgctttatgcAATTAAATATTATCCTGAGAAAACATTCAGAGGCTTCACCAGACATCCTAAGGGACCCATGCTATCTGAAAAGTTAAGACCTAGATCAGATACTTGGGCAGTTTTCTAAGTAGGGGGTGGTGAGGACCTGGACTAGGGTGCTGGTTGTTTGGAAGATTAAAAGGAGTGAATCCTCaatgaatttcaaaggaaatgttGAAGTTGatttgagagagaaaatgttGAGTTAATTTTGGGGACATATTGAATTAGAGGGCAGATGAAAGTGAGGGATTAGAGTTTGGCTAGATTTTTTGTAtggttgttttcagtcatatctaacgcTTCATAGCCCCtttaggagttttcttggcaaagatactagagtgaattgccatttcctactacagtttattttatagataaggtaaaggtcacacaggtaatgtctggggtcaaatttgtcctcagtcttcctgaatccaggcccaggactctatccactgtgctgcctagcTGCCCTTGCATCACTTTGACTAAATGCCAGGGAAGTTTGGCATATTGGTTGGAATGAGAGAGTTGGATCAAATCAGGCCTCCAAAATTTATTCCCTAaatgtccctggacaagtcatttaaattttcttaagttcaatttcctcctttgtaaaatgaagatagtaataGTACCTGCTGCACAGacatgttgtgaggatcaaacgagaATTCGCAtacatataatttacatttacatttaatgCATACATAGATAACTTTACACACCTtaatgcactatataaatgtgaattgttgtCACCATTATGGAAGTATGGAACAGTGAGTTATAAGCAGGTGAAACCTTAAGAGTAGATgacattctgccatctaggggaggaagtggagggaag
Proteins encoded:
- the HTR4 gene encoding 5-hydroxytryptamine receptor 4, encoding MDESDINVSSGEGFRYAEKIGLLIFLSAVILMAILGNLLVMVAVCRDRQLRKIKTNYFIVSLAFADLLVSVLVMPFGALELVQDVWIYGEMFCLVRTSLDVLLTTASIFHLCCISLDRYYAICCQPLVYRNKMTPLRITLMLGGCWVIPMFISFLPIMQRWNNIGIIDLIEKRQFDQDSNSTYCIFMVNKPYAITCSVVAFYIPFILMVLAYYRIYITAKEHAHQIRLLQRAGAPAEGRREPPDQHSTHHRMKTETKAAKTLCIIMGCFCLCWAPFFVTNIIDPFVGYSVPAQLWTTFLWLGYINSGLNPFLYAFLNKAFRRAFLIILCCDEERYRRPSILGQTVPCSTTTVNGSTHVLREEREREHHRSNETMHLAASHPPESIKVPHCSESHSR